One genomic region from Acidimicrobiales bacterium encodes:
- a CDS encoding MarR family transcriptional regulator, with protein MAFDPIHEARQQWEAHRLDEPIAMAAATSVMRAQQLVSTAVERALRPHGLSFARYEVLMLLSFTRKGSLPMTKMGDRLMVHPTGISKLVDKLEDDGLVQRVPDPGDRRRTLATITPAGRRLAAKATKAVTAVRFGVDLGDEELERLIDGLTHLRHVAGDFD; from the coding sequence GTGGCCTTCGACCCCATCCACGAGGCTCGGCAGCAGTGGGAGGCGCATCGGCTCGACGAGCCCATCGCCATGGCGGCAGCCACCTCGGTCATGCGGGCCCAGCAGTTGGTGTCGACCGCGGTGGAACGGGCGCTGCGGCCCCACGGGCTGTCGTTCGCCCGCTACGAGGTGCTGATGCTGCTGTCGTTCACCCGCAAGGGGTCGCTCCCCATGACGAAGATGGGCGACCGCCTGATGGTGCACCCGACGGGCATCTCCAAGCTGGTCGACAAGCTGGAGGACGACGGCTTGGTGCAGCGGGTGCCCGACCCCGGCGACCGGCGCCGCACCCTCGCCACCATCACCCCTGCGGGACGGCGGTTGGCGGCCAAAGCCACCAAGGCGGTCACCGCCGTGCGCTTCGGCGTCGACTTGGGCGACGAAGAGCTCGAGCGGTTGATCGACGGGCTCACCCACCTCCGCCATGTGGCGGGCGATTTCGACTGA